The Solea senegalensis isolate Sse05_10M unplaced genomic scaffold, IFAPA_SoseM_1 scf7180000013606, whole genome shotgun sequence DNA window CCAGCTCGAGCCCTCTATGTCGTCTTGAGCCAACTGGCAGCTCACCTGAAGGTCAGCAGGCTCTATTGAAGAGCattcacacacatctgtctccgATCCACGACCACTGTCTGCTTGGCCGTACCTCTGGCTCTGGTAGAGGCCAGTAGATTCCTCCAGAGAGCCCTCCTCCAAGCTGGGGAGGTCCGGATGTGACGTGACGGGCTCTCGGTCAGACAGGTGTCTTCGGCGAAGCCTTGGCTCCAGCATCAGGGGAGTGCTGTCTGGAGTGTGGTGGAAAGAAGGTGCAGGTGACTTGGcgagaaaggaggaggaaggagaataGGTAACATGGTGACTAGAGGGAGTAACAAAGGGCTTTGAGGAGGTGGATAAAGATGGAGCACTGGGAGATGTAGACCGGAAAGGTGGGCTGAGGCTGCGGCGGTGGAGGCTGTAGGGTGAAGCCCTTTTTAGGCGGTCCAGTGGTATCTGGACACATTCTGAGTAGATCTCCGTCAGCAGAAAGGCTCCTGATGCCAGCTGCAGGCGCACCTGATGACACACCATACAGACATTACAGTATTACAGTGGCAGTATAGTATCCATGTTTGCTCTCTATAGATCAGTAATGCTGCACAgattttcttattgttttataaaaataatgaagtaaCTATGCCTGTGTTGCTCACCAGAGGCAGGTAGTCTGGGGCTTCTGTTTcaggttgtttctctgtctctgcagacagacagtgggACTTGAGAGGAATCTGCTTTCCTGATGAAATAGAAGACCTGAGTCTGCCAAGTGGGAACCTGGAATATGTtgaatggaaatgtgtttttgcatttggatacacagacacaaaataaacacatcgtTTTTGAGATCAATCGCTGCTGAAAAATCTACGTGGCACTGGATGTTCAAAGAGACTACTTTAATACTTGCACCAAAATTGCAGGCTTATCATTGAAAGAACGATAATAAATCCTTGTACGTGTAAAAACTAGAGAAAGCGCTCTCTCTGTAGTTTTCATTCAAAGACCATAATCTACATCCCgataaaaaataatctaaatgaatttttaagtttttgagTTACGCTGCTtgcaaacacataaataaacaccgGCAAAAACAACCTCCTCGGTGAAGGCGACTCGTCGGGTTCTACATTTACAAGccacattttttattatcattgtaaTTGAATGTGAAAGTCGTCTTTACCTGGTGCCAAAGAAGCTCTCCATTGACTTGCTCTCTATTGATCGCTGTGAGCGAGTGTATGAGGCACCCGCTATTGCTGGGGCTGTAGCAGAGTGGACATTACCCCCTGTATCTGAGACAACGACATGGAATACAACGTTTAACAGCATTGTTTCATTAGCAGCAGTTATAAAGTGATGTTTCCTGACTGGATTCACCCAAATTACAAAAGGAATTGTCATAGATCTTATTGTCGAAGACTACAAATTTAATTCCCCCATCTCAGTGCACCTCTGTTGCAGTCTTTGGGTCTCACACCTCCAAACCTTGGTATATAAACCACAGCAATCTGCACATTTAAAGAGGTTGTTTTAGAACTACGTCAAAGAACTACCTCAGGGGatactgatgtgtttttcttccacacAGACCCAGCTTTCTTTCTTTAGATGCCTCTAACTATGGGACTAATGCTGCACTGGAGTGTTTTCTCTGACTAAGTCGACAGCAATACTTACTAGCGTCCCAGGATGTAAGGCTACAGGGAGAGGCAGGAGTGTCATCTCTGTCTGAGAGATACAAAGATTGTCGATGACCTAAAGTGTTAACAGCAAATATGGGTGGTAGTATAATTCAGTCTGTTTACCTGTGGAGTTCCACGTGTCCTCCATCTCTTCACTGTCTCTGCTGGAACGCCTTCTGCCCAAACCTGCAGAATAAGCTCGCTGCCTGCGACTGCTTGACTGGGAACTCCACCTGTTCCCCAAATGCATCCCTACAGTATACAAACAGATTCAAATGGTAAACTTGCAGTCATAGAGGGTAAGAGCAggctttgtatttgtattagCTTAAATAGTTTAAGTGTGGTCATGTATAGTATAGTAGGAATGTTCTTCTTTTACAGGCACGCTGCATGAACTAGCATTGCAGTTATAGTTGGTGGACTCACAATAGACACTCTCACCCAGCAGCTTCAAGCCAAATCTGAACTGATGACCTCATTATGGCCATTTAATCAGAAAACACCCTTCAAAAGAAGCCAACTTTAACCTCTTGAAGAACTGGTTGAATTTCCTTGAAAAATGTGCTGGCAACACACCTGTGTTTTTGACATCCATGCTGTCTGGCAGGCCCTTGTTGAGGTTGCTGTCAGTAGTAGTGAAGGCCGTGTACATGCAGATGATGTTGCAGTGCTTGCTGGTCTGGATAGCTTTCATACGATATCGCTTAGCTGAcccttaaaacaaaaaagagaagttAAGTACAGATACACCAGTCAGTGAAAGAAATCGTCAGTAAAACCTCACCATGTCCACTGTCACTCTCCTTCTCTGCCATTTTCTCAAAGTCTCTTATCACTGAACGAGCAGTCAGTTGGTGAATTATCTCTTCCCATGGCTCctctcgtcttcctcctccacctctgcctccCTCAACCTCTGGTGTCTCCTGGTCCTCAGAAGTCCAGAGGTGACCCAGGTCAACAGTCACCTCCCATGATACAGGCCTGCCACCGAGCATGCCGTGAATGAGTGAGCGGCACTGACCTGGAGGGGGATCCTCTGAGTGAGCAGCAGTGAAGAGATACTCTGGATCTGTGAAGCTGTCCCAGTCCAAAGGAGAGGCGGGGAACAGGAGACCATCTGAGGGTGAGAGTGAAGACGTGAGGGACAGAAACCTGTTGCAGGGAGAATAGTATGCAGACAGTAATCCTGGTTTTCTTGGTAGCATCTTACTAGAGTCAGTGAGGCTTCTGCGGGACATCGTTGATGGGGGCTTTGTCTCCCCATCACTTTCTTCCAGTCGGCCTCCCAGCGTTTGATCAAAGGAGACCCTCTCCAGAGCTCGCCGTAGGCGATGCATCTCCAACTCACCCTGTGGGGAGGAGAAACTCCGTGCGGCCATGGTTGAACGGGCCAGAGCTTTTTGTCTCTTTCGACACTCGTCACCACCATCCAGGCGCACACTCTGTTTTCAGAGAAGAGAACATCGAGCATGTCAGACTCTTCAAAAACCCAGTTTGTGGATTTAATTTTGGGGTTTCCTACAGTTCTGTGTCTCCACCTGAGTCAAATACCACAGCAGGTAGAGTTGTACAATTTTACAAAATCATGAATTTTCATCTGCAACATTGTTGGTGTTATGTAGGTAGCATTTTCAAGTATAGGTCTTTGGTCATGTACCTTTTCATAACATTACGTTACACAACTCCAAAGAagcatttttactgtaaatgtcaccTTTTTTGCTCCATTATCAGGAAAAACTGAGAGGTTTTGCTGCCATGCTGAGTCTGCCCAGCAAGACAAGGATGACCTCTGTTCTGGAGTGGGCATCTCCTCAAGGCCTTGGGGTAGAGACCCTGTATCCAGCACTGAACCAGAGGACCGAGGGTCACCGCCTGCTGCTGAGTCAGTGTTTGACGAGGCGGGTATGAGTGAGTGGGACTGTGTGTGTAGACTCCGCTCACTACTGAGGGAGCAGCGAGTGAGGACATACTGCTCCTGGATGTAAGAGCTCTCCtggatcctcctcctcacatcacTGGACCAGTCCAGGTCTACACCTAAAGTGGGCGAATACCACTTTGTTATTTACAATGCCAGGAAGTGACCAGTCTGCAAATGGAAGCTCCGCTAATGAGTGACTGACCTGGGCTGATTCCAGGGTCTGTGTCTTTGGCACAAGAGAATTCAGAGGATATCTCTCTTGAAATTTCCCTCAGTGCCTCCTCTAAGTCAGTGCCATCTGCACACGTCACCACAGGCATTAATTCGGAGGTAGGAGGTGAAAGCTCATCGTTCGATTGTCCAAAAACAGACCCAGTGGAGCCACGATAAACACCTTTATAGCCTTGACCAGGAGTCTGTAAAATATGATCCTGTTCAGAAATATAGTTTCTCATACTGA harbors:
- the LOC122760435 gene encoding von Willebrand factor A domain-containing protein 5B1-like — translated: MAARSFSSPQGELEMHRLRRALERVSFDQTLGGRLEESDGETKPPSTMSRRSLTDSSLLFPASPLDWDSFTDPEYLFTAAHSEDPPPGQCRSLIHGMLGGRPVSWEVTVDLGHLWTSEDQETPEVEGGRGGGGRREEPWEEIIHQLTARSVIRDFEKMAEKESDSGHGSAKRYRMKAIQTSKHCNIICMYTAFTTTDSNLNKGLPDSMDVKNTGMHLGNRWSSQSSSRRQRAYSAGLGRRRSSRDSEEMEDTWNSTDRDDTPASPCSLTSWDANTGGNVHSATAPAIAGASYTRSQRSIESKSMESFFGTRFPLGRLRSSISSGKQIPLKSHCLSAETEKQPETEAPDYLPLVRLQLASGAFLLTEIYSECVQIPLDRLKRASPYSLHRRSLSPPFRSTSPSAPSLSTSSKPFVTPSSHHVTYSPSSSFLAKSPAPSFHHTPDSTPLMLEPRLRRRHLSDREPVTSHPDLPSLEEGSLEESTGLYQSQRYGQADSGRGSETDVCECSSIEPADLQVSCQLAQDDIEGSSWATAVALAWLEHRCAGFFMEWELVAAKADFWLRCQELPEGVDLAGLKGAARQLFLLLRHWDENIKLNMLCYNPNNM